One genomic region from Cellulomonas hominis encodes:
- a CDS encoding SseB family protein, with the protein MTRDAAMTGPELESLIRRGMQGEAVDVFGALLRSELVVPSGGAVGPNFEGFVPVLFDRGEIPMLAVFTSLELTAKVSHQARFALTMTGRDLVLRMPGGHGLVVNPGHEVGFELFPDAVQAVALRAREATPDR; encoded by the coding sequence ATGACGCGCGATGCCGCGATGACCGGGCCCGAGCTGGAGTCGCTGATCAGGCGCGGGATGCAGGGCGAGGCGGTCGACGTCTTCGGTGCCCTGCTGCGCTCCGAGCTCGTCGTGCCGAGCGGCGGCGCGGTGGGACCGAACTTCGAGGGCTTCGTCCCCGTGCTGTTCGACCGCGGGGAGATCCCGATGCTGGCGGTGTTCACCTCGCTCGAGCTCACGGCGAAGGTGTCGCACCAGGCGCGGTTCGCGCTGACGATGACCGGACGCGACCTGGTGCTGCGCATGCCCGGCGGCCACGGGCTCGTGGTCAACCCAGGTCACGAGGTCGGGTTCGAGCTGTTCCCCGACGCCGTGCAGGCGGTGGCCCTCCGCGCTCGGGAGGCCACGCCCGACCGATGA
- a CDS encoding serine hydrolase domain-containing protein produces MAVPEAHGLPTGALLALLDALEGAGLDPHALVVARDGATLLRAAWAPYDHRRAALVYSVSKSVTALAVGLLADEGRLALDDPVDRHLDLPNPHGLTLRHLLTMSTGHSRAQTLAMPPSARVLLATAPAHPVGSRFAYSSPATATLGRVVAAVAGEQPTAYLRPRLLEPLGIGDRWWRHLDGVEEGFSGLHLTVDDQARIGGALAGGRWGSVLPGGLVAQVAGLRVPTGGGGGGGGGGGDRPGDEPDPAAPDWSRGYGYGVWHGRHGIRMDGAYGQLTLVVPETGVVVAYQGATTDTQRLLDVLWLLVESFRDGPLPPADPATTARLADRVAALDSWPAALTPHPDPGPDATGWTLADAGPASWRLTVPPTTRRPGGSLDLTPDRWTPGTLAPTRGARLLPVAARAERRPDGSVRAQLVVTSSPHRVLLTRSPDAADAALGARWHTAPLWRPDLATLLVPPLVAGTAPGPT; encoded by the coding sequence GTGGCGGTCCCGGAGGCGCACGGGCTGCCGACCGGCGCCCTGCTCGCCCTGCTCGACGCCCTGGAGGGCGCGGGCCTCGACCCGCACGCCCTGGTCGTCGCCCGGGACGGCGCCACGCTGCTGCGCGCCGCGTGGGCCCCCTACGACCACCGCCGCGCCGCGCTGGTCTACTCCGTCTCGAAGTCCGTCACGGCCCTGGCCGTCGGCCTGCTGGCCGACGAGGGCCGGCTCGCGCTGGACGACCCCGTGGACCGGCACCTCGACCTGCCGAACCCGCACGGGCTCACCCTGCGGCACCTGCTCACCATGTCGACCGGGCACAGCCGCGCGCAGACGCTCGCGATGCCGCCGTCCGCGCGCGTCCTGCTGGCGACGGCGCCCGCGCACCCGGTCGGCTCGCGGTTCGCGTACAGCTCGCCCGCCACGGCGACCCTCGGGCGGGTGGTCGCCGCCGTCGCCGGCGAGCAGCCCACCGCCTACCTGCGGCCGCGGCTGCTCGAGCCGCTCGGGATCGGGGACCGGTGGTGGCGGCATCTCGACGGCGTCGAGGAGGGGTTCTCCGGGCTGCACCTCACCGTGGACGACCAGGCGCGGATCGGGGGCGCGCTGGCGGGTGGGCGGTGGGGCTCCGTGCTTCCGGGCGGGCTGGTGGCGCAGGTCGCGGGGCTGCGGGTGCCGACGGGGGGCGGCGGGGGCGGCGGGGGCGGTGGGGGCGACCGGCCCGGCGACGAGCCGGACCCCGCCGCGCCCGACTGGTCGCGCGGCTACGGCTACGGCGTCTGGCACGGCCGGCACGGCATCCGGATGGACGGGGCGTACGGCCAGCTCACGCTGGTCGTGCCGGAGACCGGGGTCGTCGTCGCCTACCAGGGCGCGACCACCGACACCCAGCGCCTGCTCGACGTCCTGTGGCTCCTGGTCGAGTCCTTCCGGGACGGCCCGCTGCCCCCGGCCGACCCGGCGACCACGGCCCGCCTGGCCGACCGGGTCGCGGCGCTCGACTCCTGGCCCGCCGCGCTGACGCCGCACCCCGACCCGGGGCCGGACGCGACGGGATGGACCCTCGCCGACGCGGGGCCGGCGTCGTGGCGGCTGACCGTGCCGCCGACCACGCGGCGACCCGGCGGCTCGCTGGACCTCACCCCCGACCGGTGGACGCCCGGCACGCTCGCACCCACGCGCGGCGCGCGGCTGCTGCCGGTCGCCGCGCGCGCCGAACGCCGGCCCGACGGGTCCGTGCGCGCCCAGCTGGTCGTCACGTCCTCGCCGCACCGGGTGCTGCTGACCCGCTCCCCCGACGCCGCCGACGCCGCCCTCGGTGCTCGCTGGCACACCGCGCCGCTCTGGCGGCCCGACCTCGCGACCCTGCTCGTCCCGCCGCTCGTCGCCGGCACCGCGCCCGGCCCGACCTGA
- a CDS encoding alpha-glucuronidase: MTPDTDTAVTVHPAWLPDAATAPLRDLPSAVLGAGPCLETVRSELGRAVPVPEAALVVADVGAVATPSDVGLATLPDVPAGGHAIVRAPGRTVVLGADGPAALRGLYALARSVALARLGAPAPAAVTVSAPEQPLRMLDHWDNVAVHPVMGQVERGYAGGSIFYADGEVRADLGRVRAYARLLAATGVEAVGINNVNVHAREARLLTDGLGDVARIADVFRAYGIRCFLSVSFASPRLLGGLDTADPLDAGVVAWWASAADRVYAAVPDFGGFLVKADSEGQPGPFAYGRSHADGANMLADALRPHGGTVLWRAFVYDHRQDWRDRRTDRARAAYDHFAPLDGTFADNVVLQVKHGPMDFQVREPVSPVLAAMPRTRLALELQVTQEYTGQQRHVCYLAPAWGAVLGFRLDGSRTVGSLVAAGGGVTAVSNVGDDPFWTGHPLAQANLYAFGRLAWDSTLRPEDILDEWIALTFAAASPVALTRIRAVLHAMMDDSWLRYEGYTAPLGVGFMVTPGTHGGPSVDGYEYSPWGTYHFADRDGIGVDRSTATGTGYAGQYPSPWRETYESVETCPDELLLFFHHVPYSHVLASGKTVIQHVYDSRADAVESLDGVEAAWESLVDLVGSAVPAAFDARVRERLAVQRESAVEWRDQVRSYFWRKSGVPDASGRGIY, encoded by the coding sequence ATGACCCCCGACACCGACACCGCCGTCACCGTCCACCCCGCCTGGCTGCCCGACGCCGCCACCGCCCCGCTGCGGGATCTCCCGTCCGCGGTGCTGGGCGCCGGACCGTGCCTGGAGACCGTGCGCTCCGAACTCGGCCGCGCCGTCCCGGTCCCCGAGGCCGCCCTGGTCGTCGCCGACGTGGGCGCCGTCGCAACCCCGTCCGACGTGGGCCTCGCGACGCTGCCCGACGTCCCCGCCGGCGGGCACGCCATCGTCCGCGCCCCTGGCCGCACGGTCGTGCTCGGCGCCGACGGCCCCGCCGCGCTGCGCGGCCTGTACGCGCTGGCCCGGTCCGTCGCCCTGGCGCGACTGGGCGCCCCGGCGCCGGCCGCCGTCACCGTCAGCGCCCCCGAGCAGCCGCTCCGGATGCTCGACCACTGGGACAACGTCGCGGTGCACCCCGTCATGGGCCAGGTCGAGCGCGGCTACGCCGGCGGGTCGATCTTCTACGCCGACGGCGAGGTCCGGGCCGACCTGGGCCGGGTCCGCGCCTACGCCCGGCTGCTCGCCGCGACCGGCGTCGAGGCCGTGGGGATCAACAACGTCAACGTGCACGCGCGCGAGGCGCGGCTGCTCACCGACGGCCTGGGCGACGTCGCCCGGATCGCGGACGTCTTCCGGGCGTACGGGATCCGTTGCTTCCTGTCGGTGTCGTTCGCGTCGCCGCGGCTGCTGGGCGGGCTCGACACGGCCGACCCGCTCGACGCCGGCGTCGTCGCCTGGTGGGCGTCCGCGGCGGACCGGGTCTACGCCGCGGTGCCCGACTTCGGCGGGTTCCTCGTCAAGGCCGACTCCGAGGGCCAGCCCGGCCCGTTCGCCTACGGCCGCAGCCACGCCGACGGAGCGAACATGCTGGCCGACGCGCTGCGCCCGCACGGCGGCACCGTCCTGTGGCGGGCGTTCGTGTACGACCACCGGCAGGACTGGCGGGACCGTCGGACCGACCGGGCGCGCGCCGCGTACGACCACTTCGCGCCCCTGGACGGGACGTTCGCCGACAACGTGGTGCTCCAGGTCAAGCACGGGCCGATGGACTTCCAGGTGCGGGAGCCGGTGTCGCCGGTGCTCGCCGCGATGCCGCGGACCCGGCTGGCGCTCGAGCTGCAGGTCACGCAGGAGTACACCGGCCAGCAGCGGCACGTCTGCTACCTGGCGCCGGCGTGGGGGGCGGTGCTGGGGTTCCGGCTGGACGGGTCGAGGACGGTCGGGTCGCTCGTCGCCGCGGGTGGCGGGGTCACGGCCGTGTCCAACGTCGGCGACGACCCGTTCTGGACCGGCCACCCGCTCGCGCAGGCCAACCTCTACGCCTTCGGCCGGCTCGCCTGGGACTCCACGCTGCGCCCCGAGGACATCCTGGACGAGTGGATCGCGCTGACGTTCGCCGCCGCGTCCCCGGTGGCGCTGACACGGATCCGGGCCGTGCTGCACGCGATGATGGACGACTCCTGGCTGCGGTACGAGGGGTACACCGCCCCCCTGGGCGTCGGGTTCATGGTCACGCCCGGGACGCACGGCGGGCCGTCCGTCGACGGGTACGAGTACTCGCCGTGGGGGACGTACCACTTCGCGGACCGGGACGGCATCGGGGTCGACCGGTCGACGGCCACCGGGACCGGGTACGCGGGGCAGTACCCGTCGCCGTGGCGCGAGACGTACGAGTCGGTCGAGACGTGCCCCGACGAGCTGCTGCTGTTCTTCCACCACGTGCCGTACTCGCACGTGCTGGCGTCGGGGAAGACGGTGATCCAGCACGTGTACGACTCGCGGGCGGACGCGGTGGAGTCGCTGGACGGGGTCGAGGCGGCGTGGGAGTCGCTGGTGGACCTGGTGGGGTCGGCCGTGCCGGCCGCGTTCGACGCGCGGGTGCGGGAGCGGCTGGCCGTGCAGCGGGAGTCGGCCGTGGAGTGGCGGGACCAGGTGCGGAGCTACTTCTGGCGGAAGTCGGGGGTGCCGGACGCGTCGGGGCGGGGGATCTACTGA
- a CDS encoding GTPase family protein produces the protein MVDVAGDHDDAEVAEGFADPAADLGQVNIAVFGPTGAGKSSLVNAVFGDETAPTGVGEPVTQSFTGYVNPTGTLCIWDGRGYETGERKPLRDLRKELSRKGRARMDVAWFVIRDHRLDDGRKELIRELAALGLPVIVVVTGQDRRPGDEVDPRALQFVEAVRAMDLPIVDGVPVLTSAAPPPWGEQHGLLELLERTRRVVPVARREALEAAQRIDQSTKRRLAVMSREVVPLGGGESA, from the coding sequence ATGGTTGACGTCGCGGGCGATCACGACGACGCCGAGGTCGCAGAGGGATTCGCAGATCCCGCGGCGGACCTCGGGCAGGTGAACATCGCGGTGTTCGGGCCGACGGGTGCCGGGAAGTCGTCGCTCGTCAACGCGGTGTTCGGAGACGAGACAGCTCCGACCGGCGTCGGTGAGCCCGTCACCCAGTCCTTCACGGGATACGTGAACCCGACCGGGACGCTCTGCATCTGGGACGGGCGGGGGTACGAGACCGGCGAACGCAAGCCCCTTCGAGACCTTCGCAAGGAGCTCTCGCGCAAGGGCCGCGCGCGGATGGACGTCGCCTGGTTCGTGATCCGTGACCACCGGTTGGACGATGGGCGCAAGGAACTCATCCGCGAGCTGGCGGCGCTCGGGCTCCCGGTCATCGTGGTCGTCACCGGCCAGGACCGACGGCCCGGGGACGAGGTCGACCCGCGCGCCCTCCAGTTCGTCGAAGCAGTTCGGGCGATGGATCTTCCGATCGTCGACGGCGTTCCCGTCCTCACCTCAGCCGCGCCGCCCCCGTGGGGAGAGCAGCACGGACTGCTCGAGCTGTTGGAGCGCACTCGGCGGGTCGTCCCGGTCGCTCGTCGCGAAGCTCTCGAGGCAGCGCAGCGCATCGATCAGTCGACGAAGCGTCGGCTAGCTGTGATGTCCAGGGAGGTTGTCCCGCTTGGCGGCGGTGAGTCGGCCTGA
- a CDS encoding LacI family DNA-binding transcriptional regulator: MPRGRTTIADIASEVGVSIPTVSKVLNGRTDVAEATRARVEAALERHEYRKPVATRTGGSGVRLLDLVFHEADNLWSQEIIKGVEQVCGPERVGVVLSELGGSHRPPQEWIDDVMARRPLGVLLVLSGLDAKQRHQLSSRNIPFAVVDTQGEPPAGVPTVGSNNWNGGLSGTRHLLALGHRRIAAISGPDDMLCSRARVDGFRSAHDELGVPWDPALIRWGGFDAESGYRHGLDLLRGPDRPTAVFAGSDYQALGVLRAARELGLRVPEELSVVGYDDLPISQWLDPGLTTVHQPLREMASMATRMLLTLAADGLPPSMQVELVTELVIRSSTAPPAAG; encoded by the coding sequence ATGCCGAGAGGGCGCACGACGATCGCCGACATCGCCAGCGAGGTGGGCGTCTCCATCCCGACCGTGTCGAAGGTGCTGAACGGCCGGACCGACGTCGCCGAGGCGACGCGCGCCCGGGTGGAGGCGGCCCTCGAGCGGCACGAGTACCGCAAGCCGGTCGCCACCCGGACGGGTGGATCCGGCGTCCGCCTGCTCGACCTCGTCTTCCACGAGGCCGACAACCTCTGGTCGCAGGAGATCATCAAGGGCGTCGAGCAGGTCTGCGGGCCCGAGCGCGTCGGCGTGGTGCTCTCCGAGCTCGGCGGCTCGCACCGCCCGCCCCAGGAGTGGATCGACGACGTCATGGCGCGCCGCCCCCTCGGGGTGCTGCTCGTCCTGTCCGGGCTCGACGCCAAGCAGCGGCACCAGCTCAGCTCGCGGAACATCCCGTTCGCGGTCGTCGACACCCAGGGCGAGCCGCCGGCCGGGGTGCCGACCGTCGGCTCCAACAACTGGAACGGCGGCCTGTCCGGCACCCGGCACCTGCTCGCGCTCGGCCATCGGCGGATCGCCGCGATCTCCGGCCCCGACGACATGCTGTGCTCCCGGGCGCGGGTCGACGGCTTCCGCAGCGCCCACGACGAGCTCGGCGTGCCGTGGGACCCGGCGCTGATCCGCTGGGGCGGCTTCGACGCCGAGAGCGGGTACCGGCACGGGCTCGACCTGCTGCGCGGGCCGGACCGGCCCACCGCCGTCTTCGCCGGCTCGGACTACCAGGCGCTCGGCGTGCTGCGCGCGGCCCGCGAGCTCGGCCTGCGGGTGCCCGAGGAGCTGTCCGTCGTCGGGTACGACGACCTGCCGATCAGCCAGTGGCTCGACCCCGGGCTCACCACCGTGCACCAGCCGCTGCGGGAGATGGCGTCGATGGCCACCCGGATGCTGCTCACCCTGGCGGCCGACGGGCTGCCGCCGTCGATGCAGGTGGAGCTCGTCACCGAGCTGGTCATCCGCTCCTCGACCGCGCCCCCGGCGGCGGGCTAG
- a CDS encoding IS481 family transposase yields the protein MSHANATLTPKTRLRLARLVVEQGWTCSSAAKMFMVSPRTAAKWAARYRAEGPAGMSDRSCRPHRSPSRTPERVKRQIVALRWRHRLGPVQIAGRLGMPASTVHAVLVRCRINRLSRIDRVTGEPLRRYEHDHPGALIHVDVTKFGNIPDGGGWRYVGKQQGDKNKAATAVRTGRTSKGHPNIGTAFLHTVIDDHSRVAYIEIHADEKATTAIGVLQRATAWFADHGVIVERVLSDNGSAYMSHAWREGCADLGITAKRTRPYRPQTNGKIERFHRTLADGWAYARFYGSEDQRRAALPGWLHFYNHHRAHSAIGGRPPITRLTNLPGHHS from the coding sequence GTGTCCCACGCTAACGCGACGCTGACTCCCAAGACCCGGCTCCGCTTGGCGCGCCTGGTCGTCGAGCAGGGCTGGACCTGCTCGAGCGCGGCGAAGATGTTCATGGTCAGTCCTCGAACCGCAGCGAAGTGGGCCGCTCGCTACCGGGCCGAGGGGCCAGCGGGGATGAGTGACCGCAGCTGCCGCCCGCACCGCAGCCCGAGCAGGACGCCCGAGCGCGTCAAGCGTCAGATCGTGGCGCTGCGCTGGCGTCACCGGCTCGGCCCGGTCCAGATCGCCGGTCGCCTGGGCATGCCGGCGTCCACGGTCCACGCGGTCCTGGTCCGCTGCCGGATCAACCGGCTGTCTCGGATCGACCGGGTCACCGGCGAGCCGCTGCGCCGCTACGAGCACGACCACCCCGGCGCGTTGATCCACGTCGATGTGACCAAGTTCGGCAACATCCCCGACGGCGGCGGCTGGCGCTATGTCGGCAAGCAGCAAGGTGACAAGAACAAGGCCGCCACCGCGGTGCGCACCGGCCGCACCAGCAAGGGCCACCCGAACATCGGCACCGCGTTCCTGCACACCGTGATCGATGACCACTCCCGCGTCGCCTACATCGAGATCCACGCCGACGAGAAGGCAACGACCGCGATCGGGGTCCTGCAACGCGCCACGGCCTGGTTCGCCGACCACGGCGTGATCGTCGAGCGCGTCCTGTCCGACAATGGCTCGGCCTACATGTCCCACGCCTGGCGCGAGGGCTGCGCAGACCTCGGGATCACCGCCAAGCGCACCCGCCCCTACCGGCCCCAGACCAACGGCAAGATCGAACGCTTCCACCGCACCCTGGCCGACGGGTGGGCCTACGCCCGGTTCTACGGCTCAGAAGACCAGCGCCGCGCGGCCCTTCCCGGCTGGCTGCACTTCTACAATCACCACCGCGCCCACTCCGCCATCGGCGGCCGGCCACCGATCACCCGACTGACCAACCTCCCTGGACATCACAGCTAG
- a CDS encoding WXG100 family type VII secretion target — protein sequence MTATSLGATLATCSDPTVLVPGSAAALRGDADLLEQQSRALAQQAEDLRGAHPTTWTGDAADGWAGRREQFAQTLDAVSQIHAAAGSTLLLHAQTLEWAQGVAGTAVRLYQRGRALREAEVGPSGAMLTGRGGVAADSGSGLRDLAERTLDSAQDEVAASARAAAAVLDELSAGLRDGRWHLGEFAQGMWSWVTGITDMLVKFNSLRLLIDPEGLMRDGAAMWQGGLDTYASLTEDPIGTSEQLAQLDLLRDRPAQWWGQLAPDLALTAAGGAGAASRALRGLSAAEEIAAGGRAAAATGGLAERLHWTIPDPAYRAIEPDWGVSFFSRDIVEFYTGSESRLGSGRGAFFHMTAEDAMQLQTPHDVLRGTGFAPSIEDAVIVRPAPDGPEVFGIAFPREGLAPRVPELVDAAGHPHYLEGGHTALKIEDAPGHPGTGGYLVNPTREFVLDGAPPVPDGSLLFQLGPDGTWLPLRRFP from the coding sequence ATGACGGCGACCTCGCTCGGTGCGACGCTCGCCACCTGCTCCGACCCGACGGTCCTGGTCCCGGGCTCCGCCGCGGCGCTGCGGGGGGACGCGGATCTGCTCGAGCAGCAGTCCCGGGCTCTCGCCCAGCAGGCGGAGGACCTACGGGGCGCGCACCCGACGACGTGGACGGGCGACGCCGCGGATGGCTGGGCCGGTCGCCGCGAGCAGTTCGCGCAGACGCTCGACGCCGTGTCGCAGATCCACGCCGCGGCGGGGTCGACGCTCCTGCTGCACGCCCAGACGCTCGAGTGGGCTCAGGGCGTTGCCGGCACAGCCGTCCGGCTCTACCAGCGGGGCCGCGCGCTTCGTGAGGCCGAGGTCGGACCATCCGGCGCGATGCTCACGGGCCGCGGCGGCGTCGCGGCCGACTCCGGCTCCGGGTTGCGAGACCTTGCCGAGCGCACTCTCGATTCCGCGCAGGACGAGGTCGCCGCATCGGCTCGTGCGGCAGCGGCCGTGCTCGACGAGCTGTCCGCCGGGCTTCGCGACGGCCGGTGGCATCTCGGGGAGTTCGCTCAGGGGATGTGGTCCTGGGTCACGGGCATCACCGACATGCTGGTGAAGTTCAACAGCCTCCGGCTGTTGATCGACCCCGAGGGGCTGATGCGGGACGGCGCCGCGATGTGGCAGGGCGGCCTCGACACGTACGCGTCGTTGACCGAGGACCCGATCGGGACGTCGGAGCAGCTAGCGCAGCTCGACCTCCTCCGGGACCGGCCGGCGCAGTGGTGGGGTCAGCTCGCGCCAGACCTCGCGCTCACCGCTGCCGGAGGTGCCGGCGCCGCCTCACGTGCCCTGCGTGGGCTCTCTGCGGCCGAGGAGATCGCTGCGGGCGGTCGCGCGGCAGCGGCGACGGGCGGGCTGGCGGAGCGCCTGCACTGGACCATCCCGGATCCTGCGTATCGGGCGATAGAACCGGACTGGGGCGTCTCGTTCTTCAGCCGAGACATCGTGGAGTTCTACACCGGCAGCGAGTCCCGCCTGGGAAGCGGTCGTGGTGCGTTCTTCCACATGACCGCCGAGGACGCGATGCAGCTGCAGACGCCGCACGACGTCCTCCGCGGCACGGGCTTCGCCCCGAGCATCGAGGACGCCGTGATCGTCCGGCCCGCGCCCGACGGTCCGGAGGTGTTCGGGATCGCGTTCCCTCGCGAGGGCCTCGCGCCGCGAGTTCCTGAGCTCGTCGACGCGGCCGGGCACCCGCACTACCTCGAGGGCGGGCACACCGCACTCAAGATCGAGGATGCTCCGGGGCACCCGGGCACCGGTGGCTACCTGGTCAACCCGACTCGCGAGTTCGTGCTCGACGGTGCGCCACCGGTGCCCGACGGGAGCCTGCTCTTCCAGCTCGGACCCGACGGGACCTGGCTGCCGCTGAGGAGGTTCCCGTGA
- a CDS encoding PD-(D/E)XK motif protein yields MSDSTSPSYEWLREKIAGMPAATTGEARDLVWADGARTLGVSRDEHGRVEIFLVGDPLVPRDKLVAENLVHNVWSTRSRSQLAASRLVLPSTQHLDGFAAFVCAELVENGLERDRDRAFAASEPVIAMALRRAGISDQALVGLAGELSVLAALTATAADPAAIVKCWAGSVPSSRDFQLGPVGVEVKTTTGSQSEHHIQGFHQLELGASVGGVPETHLFLLSVGIRWQAVGSPGRSIPDLVDAVLARLPDSDAATAFVAKVKQYGGDASVGYDHAEHAQSARFRRPFQVVFERLYDLADDRIKLLRSEQLDEARHVEADSVSFRVRLPARVQGDINPTVGMQKIAARLVALADV; encoded by the coding sequence GTGTCTGACAGCACGTCTCCGTCCTACGAATGGCTGCGCGAGAAGATCGCCGGTATGCCCGCCGCGACGACGGGCGAGGCCAGGGACCTGGTCTGGGCGGACGGTGCGAGGACGCTCGGCGTCTCACGCGACGAGCACGGCCGGGTCGAGATCTTCCTCGTCGGCGACCCGCTGGTCCCGCGCGACAAGCTGGTGGCCGAGAACCTGGTCCACAACGTCTGGTCGACACGGAGCCGGAGCCAGCTTGCCGCCAGTCGTCTCGTGCTGCCGTCGACGCAGCACCTGGACGGGTTCGCGGCCTTCGTGTGCGCGGAGCTCGTCGAGAACGGGCTGGAGCGCGACCGCGACCGTGCGTTCGCCGCGTCGGAGCCCGTCATCGCGATGGCGCTGCGGCGCGCGGGCATCAGCGACCAGGCGCTCGTCGGCCTCGCGGGCGAGCTGTCGGTGCTCGCAGCGCTGACTGCCACCGCGGCGGATCCCGCCGCGATCGTGAAGTGCTGGGCCGGCAGCGTGCCCTCGTCGCGAGACTTCCAGCTGGGACCGGTGGGTGTCGAGGTCAAGACCACCACCGGGAGCCAGTCCGAGCATCACATCCAGGGCTTCCACCAGCTCGAGCTCGGCGCGTCTGTGGGCGGCGTACCCGAGACGCACCTCTTCCTGCTGAGCGTCGGCATCCGCTGGCAGGCAGTCGGGTCCCCGGGGCGCTCCATCCCCGACCTCGTGGATGCCGTCCTCGCCCGGCTGCCCGACTCCGACGCTGCCACGGCGTTCGTGGCCAAGGTGAAGCAGTACGGGGGAGACGCCTCGGTCGGCTACGACCACGCGGAGCACGCGCAGAGCGCCCGTTTCCGGCGGCCCTTCCAGGTGGTGTTCGAGCGCCTCTACGACCTCGCGGACGACCGGATCAAGCTGCTGCGATCTGAGCAGCTCGACGAGGCGAGGCACGTGGAGGCGGACTCGGTCTCGTTCCGGGTCCGCCTGCCGGCACGTGTGCAGGGCGACATCAATCCGACCGTGGGCATGCAGAAGATCGCGGCTCGACTCGTCGCCCTCGCCGACGTGTGA